One genomic region from Prochlorococcus marinus CUG1433 encodes:
- a CDS encoding glycosyltransferase family 2 protein, with the protein MKNNLSLSIVTTIFQSENTIKSFINKIADCAKKNFGDNYEIIIVNDGSTDKSLNIAIGESKLSNKIKIVDLSRNFGHHKAIMAGLSYSNGDLVFLIDSDLEEDPELLFLFLKTIEDYNVDVIYGVQKQRKGKLFERISGEIFYRLFNAISRINFPKNILTARLMTRKYVDSLLLFKESELYLLGILHITGFEQMPIKVSKKFKISSTYTIRNKLSLVINNITSFTYRPLKLIFYFGITVTSISLFFGIVQIVRYFLLGNTIVGWTSLIVSIWLFGGIIISILGILGIYLSKVFMEVKNRPHHIVKNTYVNGSVSDLVCRVNMNKN; encoded by the coding sequence GTGAAAAATAACTTAAGTCTCTCAATAGTTACAACAATTTTTCAAAGTGAAAATACAATAAAATCATTTATAAATAAAATTGCTGACTGTGCTAAGAAAAATTTTGGAGATAATTACGAAATAATAATAGTAAATGATGGTTCAACTGATAAGAGCTTAAATATTGCTATTGGGGAGTCCAAACTATCTAATAAAATTAAAATTGTTGATCTATCTAGAAATTTTGGCCATCACAAAGCTATCATGGCAGGGCTTTCCTATTCTAATGGTGATTTAGTATTCCTTATAGATAGTGATTTGGAGGAAGATCCAGAATTATTATTTCTTTTTCTGAAAACAATAGAGGATTATAATGTTGATGTTATTTATGGTGTACAGAAACAGAGAAAAGGTAAATTATTTGAGAGAATTTCAGGAGAAATTTTTTATAGATTATTTAACGCAATATCTAGAATAAACTTCCCTAAAAATATTTTAACTGCAAGGCTCATGACTAGGAAATATGTTGACTCCTTATTACTATTCAAAGAATCTGAACTTTATTTATTAGGAATATTGCATATTACTGGATTCGAACAAATGCCTATAAAAGTTTCAAAAAAATTTAAGATATCTAGCACATATACAATTAGAAATAAATTATCATTAGTAATTAACAATATAACTTCATTTACTTATAGACCCCTAAAATTAATTTTCTATTTTGGAATAACTGTAACCTCAATTTCTTTATTTTTTGGCATAGTTCAAATTGTTAGATACTTTTTATTAGGAAATACAATAGTTGGTTGGACTTCTTTAATAGTGTCTATCTGGCTGTTTGGAGGAATCATTATTTCAATTCTAGGAATATTAGGTATTTATCTATCAAAAGTATTTATGGAAGTAAAGAATCGACCTCATCATATAGTTAAAAACACATATGTTAATGGTTCAGTGTCTGATCTTGTATGTAGAGTAAACATGAATAAAAACTAA